The Streptomyces sp. NBC_00483 genome contains the following window.
CCGGACGGGGGAGACGTTCGGGGACGGCCAGGACGGCTCGCCGACCCAGCGGCCCGGCAGCTGCTCGTAGACGGTCGCCGGCGGGTGCGAGTCGCTGATGTACGAGCGGAGCTTGGGCTCGGACATGACGCCCGTCTCCTCGCCCTTCAGCCAGTGGTCCCACCAGCGCAGCGTCTCCTGGAGGAAGCCGATGGCCGGGCCCGGCGGCAGCCCGCGGTCCGGGTACTGGTGCGACCAGGGGCCGATGATGCCGCGCATCTGCTCGTCGGGGAGGTGCTCCGCGAGCCGCAGCACCGTGTCCCGGTACGGGTCGTGCCAGCCGCCGACCGCGAGCACGCCCGCCTTGATCGCGGAGTAGTCCTCGCAGACGCTGCCGTGCCGCCAGTAGTCGTCGCGGGTCTGGTGGTCGAGCCACGTGTGGATGAACGGGTCGACGGCGTCGAGGCGCTTCGTCCACATGTCCTTCCAGGCGTCCCCGACGTACTTCGGGTCCGGCGGGCGCGACACGAACGCGAGCATCGTCGCCGCCCACGCGTGCATGTCCACGGCGAGCACGGAGCCGCCCATGTAGTGCACGTCGTTGTCGTAGCGGTCGTCCGCCGAGCAGACGGTCACGATCGCCTTCAGCGGCTCGGGGGCGAGGGCCGCGATCTGGAGGGAGTTGAAGCCGCCCCAGGAGATGCCGAACATGCCGACCTTGCCGGAGGACCAGGGCTGCGCGGCGAGCCAGTTCACGACCTCGACGCCGTCGGCGAGCTCCGTCTCGGAGTACTCGTCGGTCGGCATGCCCTCGCTGTTGCCGTGCCCGCGCACGTCCACGCGCACGGAGGCGTAGCCATGGCCCGCGTACCAGGGGTGCCGCTGCCAGTCGCGCGGCGCCGTCCAGTCGGAGGCCCGGTACGGGAGGTATTCGAGGAGGACCGGCACGGGATCGTCGGTCACGGGACGCCATACGCGGGCGAAGAGCGTCGTCCCGTCCGACAGGGGTACGCGGATGTCCTCGCGGACCGTTCCGAAGGGGAACTCGGTCCGGATCGTCGGCGAATTCGGCTGGGGGGTCGTGGGAGTCATGGGGAAACCTCAGTGAACGGGGTGCATGGTGCGGCGCAGCCAGGGCGCCAGGGCGATCACGGCGATACCGACCGCGACCGCGATGGCGCCGTTGACGCCGAAGTAGGCGGGGTTCGAGACCTCGCCGTAGAGCTTGACGACCTGGGCCTGGATCCCGTTCGCAAGTGCGAGCGAGAGGAACCACAGGGCCATGGTCTGGCTGGCGAAGGCCTGTGGGGCGAGCTTGGTCGTCGCGGACATGCCGGACGTCTCGACGAGGATGTCGCCGAGCCCGAGCAGCAGATACGAGCCGACGATCCACCAGGCCGCCATCTTGTACGTGTCACTGCTGTGGCCGGACGTCGGCAGCGCCATCAGCAGGAACGACAGGCCGCCCAGGATCACGCCGATCGCGATCTTGTTGGAGGCGTGCGGCTGACGCTTGCCCATCCGCACCCACAGGCCTGCCACGACCGGGGCGAGCAGTACCTCGAAGGCGCCGAGCGCGGAGGCGTACCAGCTGGTGGGGAAGTCGAAGCCGAGGATGGTCGACTCGGCGTTCGTCGAGGCCAGCAGCATCATCGTCGAGTACGCCTGGAACAGAATGAAGTTGAAGGCGACCGAGGCGATGAAGAGGACCAGATAGGGCCTGAGGCGGCCGCGTTCCTCCGCCGTGACCCGCGGGCTCTTGAACATCACCACGAAGTACACGATCGGCGCGATCACCGAGATGTACGTGAGGACGTCGACGAAGCGGCCCATGGTCAGCCACCCGGCCAGGGCCAGGACCACCGCGAGCGCGGCCACCACGACGGCGCCCGCGATCATCAGCCGCACCGCCCGGCGCATCCCCTCGGGCGGCAGCGCGTACTCGGCGGCCTCCGTGCGCCCGGCCAGGTGACGGCGTCCGGCGACGTACTGGATCAGGCCGAACGTCATGCCGATGGCGGCGGCCGAGAAGCCCCAGTGCCAGCCCTTGTGGTCGCCGAGCCAGCCGGTGATCAGCGGCCCGGCGAAGGCGCCGATGTTGATGCCCATGTAGTACAGGGCGAAGCCGGCGTCACGGCGCTGGTCGTCGGTCCGGTACAGCTTGCCGACCATCGAGGCGACATTCGGCTTGAGCAGGCCGGTACCGGCACTGATCAGGCCGAGCCCGACCCACGTCATCGTGGGTGTCGGCACCGCCATCGAGTAATGTCCGCAGGCGATGAGGATGCCGCCCCACAGGACGGCGCGGTACGAGCCGAGGATCCGGTCGGCGAGCCAGCCGCCCGCGACCGAGACGAGGTAGACGAGCGTGCCGTACGCCGCCGAGACCGAGGCCGCGTTGCCGGGGTCCATGCCCATGCCGCCGTGCGCGACGGTGTCGGCGAAGTACAGGACGAGGATGGCCTGCATGCCGAGGAACGAGAACCGTTCCCAGACCTCCAGGCCGGACAGCGTCAGCAGACCCCTCGGTTGGCCGAAGAAGGCCGTGTCGTCACCAGGGGGTGGCGTGGTGCCCGTGTCGTTCTCGGTGCGGGACAAAGTGCGTACTCCAGGTCGTCTGTGCTGATCAAGAACATACCGGTGGTGTCGCGAAGCCGCCTGGTCCGGGTTGTTCGGGCAGGTGCCACCTGTGATCGAAACGCGACCGGATACGCTGACTTGAGTGATGGCAGCGACACATCGACAAACCGTGTCATCGACCGAATGATCGACCGAGTTCGCCATGTGAGCGTCGTGATCGTCAGCAGACAGGAGAACCTCTCGTGACCGTCGTCGGGACTTTCGGTCTGAGCGTGCGGGACCAGGCCCTCGAGGCTGATGTTCAGGCTGGTTTGGCGGCTGTCGAGGAGGGACTGCTCGAAGCCACCAAGAGCGAGGTTCCCTTCATCACGGAGGCCGCCCAGCACCTGGTGCGCGCCGGGGGCAAGCGGTTCAGGCCGCTGCTCGTGACCCTCGCGGCCCAGTTCGGCGACCCGTATGCGCCGGGCATCGTGCCCTCCGCCGTCGTCGTCGAGCTCACGCACCTCGCGACGCTCTACCACGACGACGTGATGGACGAGGCGGACGTGCGGCGCGGGGTGCCGAGCGCCAATCAGCGCTGGGGCAACTCGGTGGCCGTGCTCACCGGCGACTTTCTCTTCGCGCGCGCCTCGCACATCCTCGCCGACCTGGGCCCGGACGCGGTCCGGATCCAGGCGGAGGCGTTCGAGCGGCTGGTCACCGGCCAGATCCTGGAGACCGCGGGACCGGCCGACGGGCGGGACCCGGTCGACCACTATCTGGACGTGCTCGGCGGCAAGACCGGCTCGCTCATCGCCGTGGCCTGCCGCTTCGGCGCGATGATGTCCGGGGCCGACGAGACCGTGGTCGACGTGCTGACCCAGTACGGGGAGCGGCTCGGCGTCGCCTTCCAGCTGGCGGACGACGTGCTGGACATCGCCTCCGACTCGCACGAGTCCGGGAAGACGCCCGGTACCGATCTGCGCGAGGGCATCGCCACGCTGCCGGTCCTGCGGCTGCGCGAGCGGGCCGAGCGGCTCGGTCTCGCCGAGGACAAGGAGCTGGTCGAGCTCCTCGACTCCGACCTCGGCGACGACGACCGGCTCGCGGAGGCGGTTTCGCGGCTTCGGGTTCACCCGGCGCTGGAGCAGGCCCGCCGCGACACGGTTCGCTACGCGGAGGAGGCGAGGTCGGCGTTGGCGCCTTTGCGGGAGTGCGAGGCGAAGGCGGCGATGGTGGAGCTGTGCGACGCGGTGGTGCATCGGGCGGGCTGAATCCGCCGGTTGCGGGGCTCTGGCCTGAATTGGCTGAGTGTGAGCCGGGCCCCGGCCGTATCTCCCCCGAAGGCCGACGCGGTGGGCGTCGGGTCGACAGGGGGAGAACTGAACATGGGCACACTGGGTACACGCATGATCGCGGTCTCCGCGGTCGTCGGCGCCGCCGCCGTCACCGGGCTCGCCGCCCCGCAGGCCCTCGCCGCGGAACCGGACGGCACCGGGACCGTCCTCGCCACCAGCCTCAACGGCGCCAACGAAGTGCCCGCCGGAGACAGGGACGGCGTCGCCCTGGAGTTCGTACGGGTCAAGGGTGACCAGGTGTCCGTGGCGGTGAAGTGGCAGGGGGTCGGGAAGCCGACGGCCCTGCACCTGCACGAGGGCGCCAAGGGGGCGAACGGCGACGTACGGGTCGACTTCACCAAGGTGCTCGGGGACGCCAAGGGGCACCGCGTCACGGGCAGCGTCACCGTCAAGGACACCGCGCTCCTCGGGCGGCTCACCACGGACCCCGGTGCCTTCTACGCCAATCTGCACACGGCCGCGTTCCCCAAGGGCGCGGTCCGCGGGCAGCTCCACCGGGTCACCGAACCGACCGACTTCGACCACGCCCTCGACAACTTCCAGGCCTCCGTGGTGCGCGGCCGGCAGATCTACGAGTGCAGGACGGACCCCGCCACCGGAAAGGCGGCCTTCGCGCAGCGCGATGTGAGCGCCGTGCTCGCGGGGCACATCCGGCACTCGTTCACCGCGCCCAACTCCGGTGTGCCGCAGTGGGTGGCGGCCGACGGAAGTGCCGTGACCGGGGCGGTCGTCTCCCGGACTCCCAACGGCGACGGCAACATCGCCGAACTGGACCTCAAGGCCACCCAGTCGGGCAAGTCGCACGGGCTGCTCGCGGACACCGCCGAGATCCTGCGCCTCAACACCGTGGGCGGCGTGGCCCCTTCGGGCAGCTGTGACCTCGGGGCGATCGTGGGCGTGCCCTACAAGGCGGACTACGTGTTCGTGAACGGCTGAGCACGCCCGATCCACGTACAGCGGTCGGCGGCGTCGCCCCCTACGGGTCGGGGGTGGCGCCGCCGCGATGTGTCATCCCGTAGACGTACGCGGAGTTGATCCCGGGGTCTGACGCTTCCTTGTGGCCGGTTTGGTCAGATTGGGTACACCACTCCAGACCAATCCGGGTGAGAATGGCGGCTTGGGGTGGACGCAAACTGGACGAGTGCACAGGACGGTAAGCCGCCGCCGATCACGGAGGTAGGGCAAGAACATGGCACCGTACGCATCCGAAGACAGCGAGAGCGCCGCGCGGCGCCGCAAGGCCGTGCGCTACGCGGTCCCCGTGGCCGTGGTGGGGTTGGCCGCGGCGACGATCGGGCTCGTTCCGGCGCTCGCCGACTCCGGCGACCCGGACCTTCCCGACATCACCGCGCGACAGCTCATCGAGAAGATCGCCAAGTCGGACACCGAGCAGCTCTCCGGCACCGTGAAGATCCAGACGGATCTGGGCCTGCCCTCGCTCGGCGGCGCCGCGGGCGGCGGCCTCATGGGCGGCGGGGAGCGAGGGGGCGGCAAGTCCTCTGCCGACCCGCAGTCGAAGCTGACCGAGCTGGCCACCGGCTCGCACACGCTGCGCGTCGCGGCGGACGGCGCGGACCGGCAGAAGCTGTCGATCCTCGACGACGCGTCCGAGTACAGCGTGATCCACAACGGCGACGACGTGTGGGCCTACGACAGCAAGTCGGACGAGGCGTACCACGCGACGCAGAAGCAGGGCGCGCACTCCGACGGCTCGGGCGACCACGCGAAGAAGGCCCCGAAGGGCGTTCCGGCGACGCCGAAGGAGCTCACGGACGAGATCCTGAAGGCCGGCGGCGACACCACGTCGTTCACGGTCGACGGCACCTCGCAGGTCGCGGGCCGGGACGCGTACCGGCTGCAGATCAAGCCGAAGCAGTCCGGTTCGACGGTCGGCGCGGTCACCGTGTCCGTGGACGCGAAGACCGGTACGCCGCTCAAGTTCAGCCTGACCCCGGCGGGCGGCGGCGCGGCCGTGGTCGACGCGGGCTTCACCAAGGTCGACTTCGCGAAGCCGGCCGCGTCCACCTTCGACTTCAAGCCGTCGAAGGGCACGAAGGTCACCGAGGCGGACGAGCTGGCGAAGACGCAGCGCAGCGAGCGCGGGGCCATGCCCAAGGACCTCAAGGCCGACAAGCTGAAGGCCGGCGGCCTCGACGACGTAAACGTCATCGGCAAGGGCTGGACCTCGATCGCCGAACTGAAGCTGCCGAAGGAGGCCAGTGGCCTGGCCGCGGGCAAGGGCTCGGCCGAGGTGCCGCCCGACGCGCAGAAGTTCCTGAACTCCCTGGGCGACCAGGTGAAGGGCGAGTTCGGCTCCGGCACCGTGTACTCGACCCGCCTCGTGAACGTACTGGTCACCGAGGACGGGAAGGCGTACGCAGGTGCGGTCACCAAGGACGCGCTGGTGAAGGCGGCGAACGCGGGCTGAACCAGCGGTGATTCACGGTGAGGGGGCGGTGCGCACCGCCCCCTCACTCGTATGCGGAGGAGGGGCATGGAAGAGCAACCGGTCATCGAGACGCGGGAGCTCAGCAAGCGGTACCGGGGCGGGCAGCTCGCCGTCGACGGGCTCAGTCTGAGTGTCCCGCCGGGCGCCGTCTTCGGCTTCCTCGGGCCGAACGGCTCCGGCAAGACCACGACCATCCGGATGCTGATGGGCCTGATCGAGCCGACCTCGGGGGCCGCACGCGTCCTCGGCCGACCCATGCCGCGCGCGGTGCGGACTGTGCTGCCGCAGGTGGGCGCGCTGATCGAGGGGCCCGCCCTGTACGGCTTCCTCAGCGGCCGGGACAACCTGCTGCGCTACGACTCCGCCGACCCGACCGCCGACCCCCGCACCCGCAAGGAGCGGGTCGGCGAGGCCCTCGACCGGGTGGGCCTGACGGCCGCGGCGGGCAAGAAGGCGAAGGCGTACTCGCTCGGCATGAAGCAGCGGCTCGGCCTCGCCTCGGCCCTGCTCACACCGCGACGGCTGCTCGTACTCGACGAGCCGACGAACGGCCTCGACCCGCAGGGCATGCGCGAAATCAGAAGCCTGGTGCGGGAGTTGGCCTCCGACGGCACCACCGTTTTCCTGTCGTCCCACCTTCTCGACGAGATCGAGCAGGTCTGCACGCACGCCGCGGTGATGGCGAAGGGCCGCCTCCTCACCCAGGGGCCTGTCGCCGAACTGGCCGCCGGAGTACGCGGAAAGCTCGCCGTCACCACCCCGGACCCGGCCGACGCCGCCCGCGTCCTCAAGGAGCACGGCCTCACGGTCCTCGACCTGGAGGACGAGCGCGTCACGGCCGAACCACCTCCTCCCGAAACGGACTTGGCGGATCTGAACACGGCACTGGTCGCTGCGGGCGTGCGCGTGCGCGGCTTCGGCGTCGAGCGGGCCTCCCTTGAGGACGCGTTCGTCGCGCTGACGGGGGAGGGCTTCGATGTCGCGGGTTGAGACGATGGGCGCGGCACCGGCGAACCCTCTGTGGACGCTCGGCCTGCTGCGCAGCGAGCTGACCGTGACCCTGCGCCGCTGGCGCACGCTCGCGCTGCTCGCGGTCCTCGCAGGCGTGCCGATCCTGATCGGTGTCGCCGTGAAGATCGAGACGAGCGGGGACGGGGCGGCCGGCGGGGGAGGGGGGCCCGCGTTCATCGCGCAGATCACGAACAACGGACTGTTCCTGGTGTTCACGGCGCTCGCCGCGACGCTGCCGTTCTTCCTGCCCATGTCGGTCGGCGTCGTCGCGGGTGACGCCGTGGCGGGCGAGGCGAGCGCCGGGACGTTGCGCTATCTGCTGGTCGCCCCCGCGGGCCGGACCCGCCTGCTGCTCACCAAATACGCGACCGTGCTGGCCTTCTGTCTGCTGGCGACGCTGGTGGTGGCGGTCTCCGCGCTCGTCACCGGGCTGCTGCTGTTCCCGCTCGGCGACGTGGTCACCATCTCCGGCACCCGGATCGGCTTCGGCGAAGGGCTGTGGCGGGCCTTCCTGATCGCGCTCGTGGTCGCGGCGTCCCTGGTCGGCATCGCGGCCGTCGGGCTGTTCATCTCGACGCTCACCGGCAGCGGTATCGCGGCGATGGCGACGACGGTGGGCCTGCTGATCACCGTCCAGATCCTCGACCAGATCCCGCAGCTGCACGCGATCCAGCCCTACCTGTTCTCGCACCAGTGGCTGTCCTTCGCCGACCTGATGCGAGCGCCCGTCTACTGGGACGACGTGGTCAAGAACCTTGAACTTCAGGCCCTGTACGCGGCGGTGTTCGGCTCCGCCGCATGGGCGCGGTTCACGGCGAAGGACATCACGTCGTGAACCGCGCCGGGGGATCCGGTCAGCCGGCCCTGGTGGCGTAGGGGGCCTCGGCCCGCTCCTGGGCCGCGGCGGCGCCCCGTGCCGGACGGTCGCCGCGCCGCGGCCGGGCGAGCAGGAAGCCGACGGGTGCGCCCACCAGCACGGAGGAGTGGAACGGCCAGAAGTTCCAGTCCAGGTCGGGGAAGAGCGCGTACGGCGTGCCCGACACCGAGGGGGAGAAGAAGGTGACGATCAGGATCGCCGCCGTGCTTCCGTAGACGCAGCGCTTCATGGCCGCCGCGGACATGGGGCGGTCGCTGCGCAGCCCGTGGATGACGAGCGGGAGGACCGTCGAGGTCGTCACGGTGTAGGACAGGATCAGCCAGAACTGTGGGCTGACGTCGGGGGTGAGGGCGGCGAGCAGAATGCTCACGCCGCCGATGGTGACCATGGTGAGACGGGCGCGGCCCGCGCTGACGCTCGTCGTGCCGTCGGCCTTGAGCCCTTCCGGCTTGGCCACCGCACCGCCCGCACTGAGGTCGCGGACGACGGAGGCGGCCGCGGAGAGCAGGAGGACGGCGGCAGCGGCGAGGACCATCAGGAAGGTGGCGCAGAGCACGAACAGCAGCCACTTGCCGAGCCCGTCCTCCCCTCCGTCCAGGGCGATGGCGAGGCGGGCGATGATGTTTCCGCCGAACTGCCCCTGCGCGACCAGCTTCTCCTGCGGCACGAGGGCCGCCGCGCCGAAGCCGATGAGGGCGGCCGCGGCGCACATGGGGCCGATGACGGCGAAGCCGACGCCCGCGATGCGGCGTGCGTCGGCCGGCTTCGGGGCGTCGGTGAAGCGCGCGATGAGGTACGGCATGAAGGCCGCGCCGGTCAGCACGCAGAGGCAGAACGCGGCGAGATCGACGAAGCCGACGGGGCCGTCGCCGAAGAGCTGGCCCAGCTCCAGATAGCCGGCCGAGCCGGACCGCTGCCGGTCGGCGGCGTCGAAGATCGCGCCGAAGCTGCCGCCGAACCTGATCAGGACGAGCAGGCCGAGGAGCGGGGCGATGATCACCAGACCGGCCATCTTGGCCATCTGCAGCACGGTCGCGCCGCGGGTGGCGCCGATCGCCGCGCAGGAGACGATCAGCGCGCCCATGAGCACGATGAGCAGCTGCCGGGTCCTGAGGTCGGTGATGCCGACCATCTGGGCCGTGTCGCCGAGGGGCTGGAACTGGGCGGTCAGCAGCGGCACCGTCGCGGCCAGCATGGCGAAACCGGCGGCGCGGCGGCCGGGCCCCGGCGGCAGATGGCGGGCGACGGTCTCGCCGAACGAGCGTCCGCCGACGCCCGCGAGGCGCTTCGCCAGCCACTGCCGCATCAGCAGCGGGGACAGTGCCGCGGCCAGGGCGACGAACAGGCCGTCCCCGCCGGCCACGGCGACGACCCCGACGAGGTACATGACGGCGGCGGCGTTCGCGATGTCGCCGGAGTAGGCGAACCCGGTCAGGCGGGTGCCGAGCCGCTTGTTCTCGCCGACGCGGAAGAACTCGTCCCCGACGCGGAGATCGGGGCTGGCCCACATCGACAGGAACAGGCAGGCGCCGATGAAGAGGAGGAACAGGAGCAGGGCGATCACGAGTCCGCCGGTGAAGTCCCCCATCACGCACCGCCCCCGTGGGCCGGACGCGGTGCGGTGCAGGCGCCCAGGAGGCGTGCGTAGGTCAAGGCTCCTCCAGGAGCAGAACGAGTGGCTTCAGGCGCGGGCGGGACGCGACATCGGCATCGACCGCCCAGAGGTTCGAACACACGTTACCGGCGGTTAGAAGGAGCGCTACGAGGTGAACAGGGTGGATTCAGCGAAGAGTTGGTGACCACCCGGCGGGCCGACGGGTCGGCGGACGGCCGGGTGGGGTCTGCCGCACCGGGTCACTGGATGCAGAACTCGTTCCCCTCGGGGTCGGCCATCACCAGCCACTCCCCGCCCTGCGACTTCACCTCGTTCAGGACGCGCGCGCCGAGGCCGGTGAGCCGCTCGGCCTCGGCCGCCCGCTGCCCGGCCTCGGCGTGTACGTCGATGTGCAGCCGGTTCTTGCCGCTCTTGGCCTCGGGCACCCGCTGGAACAGGATCCGGCGGCCGAGCCCGGTGCCGGTGTCCGCGTCCACCGGGTCGTCGGGGTGGCGCACGGCGACCAGGTCACGGAAGGCGCGCCGCCCCCACCGCGTCACGGTGTCCGCCTCGCTCACCGCCCCGAACCCGAGGAGCCGTTCGATCAGCGCGGCGTTGTCCTCGACCTCGTAGCCGAGGGTGGCTGCCCAGAATTCGGCCTGGTTGTGCGGATCGGCGGCGTCGACGACGAGCTTCCAGTGCAGGGTCATGCACCAGTTATAGGCCGAACTTCCTCCGTGGGGGCGGAAGTTGGCGTCTGACGCGCCGCCTCCGCGGCCGCTTGGGCCAGCCGGGTCCGGTTGATCCGCGCCGTGCGCAGCGCGTCCCAGGTCAGCAGGATGAGCGCCAGCCACACCAGGGAGAACCCGGCCAGCCGCTCGGCCGGCATCGCCTCGTGGAAGTACCAGATCCCCAGCAGGAACTGGAAGACGGGCGTCAGGTACTGCAGGAGTCCCAGCGTCGACAGCGGCACCCGGATCGCCGCCGCCCCGAAGCACACCAGCGGGAGGGCCGTGATGAGTCCGGACGACGCGAGCAGCGCGGCGTGCCCCACGCCCTCCGTCCCGAAGGTCGACCGGCCCTGCGCCGTCAGCCACGCCAGGTACGCGAGCGCGGGCAGGAACTGCACGGCGGTCTCGGCGGCGAGCGATTCGAGCCCGCTGAGGTTGACCTTCTTCTTCACGAGCCCGTACGTGCCGAACGAGAACGCGAGCACCAGCGAGATCCACGGCGGCTGCCCGTACCCGACGGCGAGCACCAGGACGGCGACGACGCCCGTCGCGACGGCCGCCCACTGCGCGGGCCGCAGCCGTTCCTTCAGGAGCAGGACGCCGAGCGCGATCGAGACGAGCGGGTTGATGAAGTACCCGAGCGAGGCCTCGACGACATGGCCGGAGTTCACGGACCAGATGTAGACGCCCCAGTTGACCGTGATCACGGTCGCGGCGATCGTGACGAGCCCCAGCCGCTTCGGCTGCCGGATCAGCTCGCGCGCCCAGCCCCACTTCCGTACGAAGAGCAGCGCGATGCCGACGACGACCAGCGCCCACACCATCCGGTGGGCCAGGACCTCCACGGCGCCCGCGGGCTTGAGCAGGGGCCAGAACAGCGGGACGAGGCCCCACATCCCGTACGCCGCGAACCCGTTCAGGAGCCCGATGCGCCCCTCGTTCGCGCCCTGGCCCCCTGGCTTCGGCTCCGTGCCCGCCCCGTCCTGCATGAACCCTCCCTCGTGACACCCGGCAGCCCCGCGGCGGCCCCCACGAAGGTAGCGCCGCCGGGCCCCGCACGTCATGCCCGTATCGCCATACGGTCCTGACGGATGTGCCGGGGCGGGGGCGTCCGGAAGGGGGTTAGCGCAGTGCGGCGGCGATGGCGTCGGCGATCGGGGTGGTGGGGCGGCCGATGAGGCGGGTCAGGTCGCCGTTCTGCCGGGCGAGCAGCCCCTGCCCGATCGCGGTGTCCACGCCCACGAGGATGTCGGCGAAGGTGGCGGGCAGGCCCGCGCCGAGCAGGATCTCGCGGTTCTGCTCGGGCGTGACGGCCCGGTAGCCGATCTCCTTGCCGGACTGCCGCCCGACCTCGGCGGCGTACTCGGCGAGCGACCAGGCGACGTCGCCGCTCAGCTCGTACGCCTTGTTCTCGTGGCCCTCGCCGGTCAGTACGGCGACGGCGGCCGCGGCGTAGTCGGCGCGCGAGGCGGAGGCGATTCGGCCCTCGCCCGCGTTCGCCACGACGGCGCCGTGCTCCAGGACCGGGGCCAGGTTCCCGGTGTAGTTCTCGTGGTACCAGCCGTTGCGCAGGAACGTGTACGGCAGGCCGGAGTCGAGGATCGCCTGCTCGGTGACCTTGTGCTCGGCGGCGAGCTCGAAGTCGGCGTCCGGGCCGCCGAGTACTCCGGTGTACGCGAGGAGTTCGACGCCGGCCGTCTTCGCCGCGTCGATCACGGCCTGGTGCTGGGCGACGCGCTGCCCGACCTCGCTGCCGGAGACCAGCAGGACGCGGTCGCCCGCGCGGAAGGCGCCGTCGAGCGTCCCGGGCGCGCTGTAGTCGGCGACGCGCAGCTCGACCCCGCGGTCGGCGAGGTCGGCGGCCTTGTCCTTGTCCCGCACGACGGCGGCGATCCGTGCGGCGGGGACGCCCGCGTCGAGCAGTTGCGCGACGACCAGACGGCCGAGGTGGCCGGTGGCACCGGTGACGACGAAGCTCATGTCTGAAATCTCCTTGATGAGGCGGTTCTCCTTCACCGTAGATCGGGTACTAAGGATTCGTAAGTACCCACTTTGAAGTAAGGTACTGGCGTGACAGTGAGCAGGGTGCGGGAGTGGACGACGGCCGGCGAGGGTATGTGCCCGCAGCGGCTGGTCCTGGAGCACGTCACCAGCCGGTGGGGCGTCCTCGTGCTCATGGCACTGGAGGAGCGGTCGTACCGGTTCAGCGAGCTGCGCCGGGAGATCGGCGGGGTCAGCGAGAAGATGCTCGCGCAGACCCTCCAGACCCTGGAGCGCGACGGAGTCGTCCACCGCGACGCCAAGCCCGTGATCCCGCCCCGTGTCGACTACTCGCTCACCGGACTCGGCCGCGAGGCCGCCGCGCAGGTCCGCGCGCTCGCGGACTGGACGGAGCGGCGACTGCCCGAGGTGAAGGCGGCGCGCGAGGTGTACGACGAGGGGCGCGCTGACGGCGCGTAACGCAGGAAGTCCGGGCGCGCGGTGGCCGCGCGCCCGGACTTCGCCCTGTTTGCCGGGCGCTCAGCCCACGACGGTCCAGGTGTCGCCACCGGCGAGCAGCGCACCCAGTTCGCCCTTGCCGTCCCGCTCGATCGCGGCGTCGAGCTGGTCGCTCATCTGCACGTCGTAGACGGGCCGTTCGACATCGCGCAGGACGCCGATCGGGGTGTGGTGCAGGGTGTCGGGGTCGGCGAGCCGGGAGAGCGCGAAGGCCGTGGTCGGGGACGCCGCGTGGGCGTCGTGGACCAGGATGTCCGCCTTGTTGTCCTCCGTGACCGGCACGACGCTGAGGTCGCCGGTGGCCGTGTCGCGCACGACCCCCTTCGAGGCCTCGGTCCCGAAGGTGATCGGCTGCCCGTGTTCGAGGCGAATGACGGCTTCCTCGGCCTGCTGCTTGTCCTTGAGGACCTCGAAGGCGCCGTCGTTGAAGATGTTGCAGTTCTGGTAGATCTCGACGAGCGCCGTGCCCTGGTGGTCGGCGGCCGCACGGAGCACCGACGTGAGGTGCTTGCGGTCGGAGTCGACGGTGCGGGCCACGAAGGACGCCTCGGCGCCGATGGCGAGCGACACCGGGTTGAAGGGCGCGTCGAGCGAGCCCATGGGCGTCGACTTGGTGATCTTGCCGACCTCGGACGTCGGGCTGTACTGGCCCTT
Protein-coding sequences here:
- a CDS encoding 2-oxoacid:ferredoxin oxidoreductase subunit beta is translated as MKDFKSDQEVRWCPGCGDYAVLAAVQGFMPELGLAKENIVFVSGIGCSSRFPYYMNTYGMHSIHGRAPAIATGLASSRRDLSVWVVTGDGDALSIGGNHLIHALRRNVNLKILLFNNRIYGLTKGQYSPTSEVGKITKSTPMGSLDAPFNPVSLAIGAEASFVARTVDSDRKHLTSVLRAAADHQGTALVEIYQNCNIFNDGAFEVLKDKQQAEEAVIRLEHGQPITFGTEASKGVVRDTATGDLSVVPVTEDNKADILVHDAHAASPTTAFALSRLADPDTLHHTPIGVLRDVERPVYDVQMSDQLDAAIERDGKGELGALLAGGDTWTVVG